In the Perca flavescens isolate YP-PL-M2 chromosome 20, PFLA_1.0, whole genome shotgun sequence genome, one interval contains:
- the rpusd2 gene encoding pseudouridylate synthase RPUSD2 isoform X3 has translation MEQAAVATSTPAEVNSPISGEKTTTKEATESGKRKSDEPGEPETSGRGKRRRGAGGKKLRPGERYIPPPQKRNLGISFRQEHFDETSYYFEGGLRKVYPYYFDFKTYCKGRWIGKSLLEVFKSEFRAESIEYYQRAAKEGRIRLNETPVEDLSVVLRNNDLMKNTVHRHEPPVVGRPLEVLVDDGEVLVVDKPASIPVHPCGRFRHNTVIFILGKERGISELHTVHRLDRLTSGVLLFARTLEASKKLDQLVRDRQLEKEYVCRVEGEFPESELICEEPILVVSFKIGLCRVDPKGKECRTVFQRLSFNGKTSVVRCLPLTGRTHQIRVHLQYLGFPILNDPIYGSSAWGPHRGKGGLVGKSNEDLLQALVEEHRSQESLHLLDIPDDGIGIEQEAEKNKTSEKADTMDGTSEPNKSGQSHQIDTQVTTGCSSSSETVNKLSQGCTDSNGNKTSLESQPTKSNGNQTEAATPKTPPETRDHLCSECMLVRPDPTEKELIMYLHALRYKGADFEYSTCLPDWAKEDWVEADWS, from the exons ATGGAGCAGGCAGCTGTCGCCACCTCAACACCGGCCGAGGTCAACAGCCCAATATCGGGGGAGAAAACCACAACGAAAGAGGCGACAGAAAGTGGCAAACGAAAAAGCGACGAACCGGGCGAACCTGAGACGAGTGGCCGAGGCAAGAGGCGGAGAGGAGCGGGAGGTAAGAAGCTCCGTCCGGGCGAGAGATATATCCCTCCTCCGCAGAAGCGTAACCTGGGTATCAGCTTCCGCCAGGAGCATTTCGACGAGACCTCCTACTATTTTGAAGGTGGCCTGCGCAAAGTGTATCCATACTACTTTGACTTCAAAACGTACTGCAAAGGTCGGTGGATTGGGAAGAGCCTTCTGGAGGTGTTCAAGAGCGAGTTCAGAGCTGAGTCCATAGAATATTACCAGAGGGCTGCCAAAGAGGGTCGCATCCGGCTGAACGAGACCCCTGTGGAGGACCTGTCTGTGGTGCTCAGG AATAATGACCTTATGAAGAACACAGTGCACCGTCACGAGCCCCCTGTGGTCGGCAGACCCCTGGAGGTTCTGGTGGATGATGGTGAAGTGCTTGTGGTCGACAAGCCTGCCTCCATCCCGGTCCACCCCTGCGGCCGTTTCCGCCACAACACAGTGATTTTCATTCTGGGAAAAGAGCGGGGCATCTCTGAGCTCCACACAGTCCACAGACTGGACAGGCTCACCTCTGGAGTGCTGCTGTTTGCCAGGACACTGGAGGCATCAAAGAAACTGGACCAGttggtgagagacagacag CTTGAAAAGGAGTATGTGTGCAGAGTAGAGGGGGAGTTTCCAGAGAGTGAGCTCATCTGCGAGGAGCCCATCCTGGTTGTTTCCTTTAAAATTGGCCTCTGCCGAGTCGACCCGAAGGGAAAGGAGTGCAGAACGGTCTTCCAGAGGCTTAGCTTTAATGGAAAAACCAGCGTGGTCCGCTGTTTACCTCTGACTGGCCGCACACACCAGATCAGGGTCCACCTCCAGTACCTGGGCTTCCCCATCCTCAATGACCCCATCTATGGTTCCTCAGCCTGGGGGCCTCACAGGGGCAAGGGGGGACTGGTGGGAAAGAGTAATGAGGACCTGCTGCAGGCTCTGGTTGAGGAACATCGCTCTCAGGAAAGTCTTCACCTGCTGGATATTCCAGATGATGGGATTGGGATTGAACAAGAGGCAGAGAAAAACAAGACATCTGAGAAAGCAGATACAATGGATGGCACCTCTGAACCTAACAAAAGTGGACAGAGTCACCAGATTGACACTCAGGTGACGACCGGTTGTAGCTCAAGCAGTGAGACGGTGAATAAGTTGAGTCAGGGCTGCACAGATTCAAACGGTAACAAAACCTCGCTTGAATCTCAACCTACCAAATCAAATGGAAATCAAACGGAAGCAGCAACTCCCAAAACTCCACCAGAGACTAGAGACCACCTGTGCAGTGAATGTATGTTAGTACGACCAGATCCCACAGAGAAGGAACTCATCATGTATCTCCACGCTTTACGCTACAAAGGAGCTGATTTTGAGTATTCCACGTGCTTACCCGATTGGGCCAAAGAGGACTGGGTCGAAGCTGATTGGAGCTGA
- the rpusd2 gene encoding pseudouridylate synthase RPUSD2 isoform X2 translates to MHSTSTMEQAAVATSTPAEVNSPISGEKTTTKEATESGKRKSDEPGEPETSGRGKRRRGAGGKKLRPGERYIPPPQKRNLGISFRQEHFDETSYYFEGGLRKVYPYYFDFKTYCKGRWIGKSLLEVFKSEFRAESIEYYQRAAKEGRIRLNETPVEDLSVVLRNNDLMKNTVHRHEPPVVGRPLEVLVDDGEVLVVDKPASIPVHPCGRFRHNTVIFILGKERGISELHTVHRLDRLTSGVLLFARTLEASKKLDQLVRDRQLEKEYVCRVEGEFPESELICEEPILVVSFKIGLCRVDPKGKECRTVFQRLSFNGKTSVVRCLPLTGRTHQIRVHLQYLGFPILNDPIYGSSAWGPHRGKGGLVGKSNEDLLQALVEEHRSQESLHLLDIPDDGIGIEQEAEKNKTSEKADTMDGTSEPNKSGQSHQIDTQVTTGCSSSSETVNKLSQGCTDSNGNKTSLESQPTKSNGNQTEAATPKTPPETRDHLCSECMLVRPDPTEKELIMYLHALRYKGADFEYSTCLPDWAKEDWVEADWS, encoded by the exons ATGCAC AGCACCTCGACGATGGAGCAGGCAGCTGTCGCCACCTCAACACCGGCCGAGGTCAACAGCCCAATATCGGGGGAGAAAACCACAACGAAAGAGGCGACAGAAAGTGGCAAACGAAAAAGCGACGAACCGGGCGAACCTGAGACGAGTGGCCGAGGCAAGAGGCGGAGAGGAGCGGGAGGTAAGAAGCTCCGTCCGGGCGAGAGATATATCCCTCCTCCGCAGAAGCGTAACCTGGGTATCAGCTTCCGCCAGGAGCATTTCGACGAGACCTCCTACTATTTTGAAGGTGGCCTGCGCAAAGTGTATCCATACTACTTTGACTTCAAAACGTACTGCAAAGGTCGGTGGATTGGGAAGAGCCTTCTGGAGGTGTTCAAGAGCGAGTTCAGAGCTGAGTCCATAGAATATTACCAGAGGGCTGCCAAAGAGGGTCGCATCCGGCTGAACGAGACCCCTGTGGAGGACCTGTCTGTGGTGCTCAGG AATAATGACCTTATGAAGAACACAGTGCACCGTCACGAGCCCCCTGTGGTCGGCAGACCCCTGGAGGTTCTGGTGGATGATGGTGAAGTGCTTGTGGTCGACAAGCCTGCCTCCATCCCGGTCCACCCCTGCGGCCGTTTCCGCCACAACACAGTGATTTTCATTCTGGGAAAAGAGCGGGGCATCTCTGAGCTCCACACAGTCCACAGACTGGACAGGCTCACCTCTGGAGTGCTGCTGTTTGCCAGGACACTGGAGGCATCAAAGAAACTGGACCAGttggtgagagacagacag CTTGAAAAGGAGTATGTGTGCAGAGTAGAGGGGGAGTTTCCAGAGAGTGAGCTCATCTGCGAGGAGCCCATCCTGGTTGTTTCCTTTAAAATTGGCCTCTGCCGAGTCGACCCGAAGGGAAAGGAGTGCAGAACGGTCTTCCAGAGGCTTAGCTTTAATGGAAAAACCAGCGTGGTCCGCTGTTTACCTCTGACTGGCCGCACACACCAGATCAGGGTCCACCTCCAGTACCTGGGCTTCCCCATCCTCAATGACCCCATCTATGGTTCCTCAGCCTGGGGGCCTCACAGGGGCAAGGGGGGACTGGTGGGAAAGAGTAATGAGGACCTGCTGCAGGCTCTGGTTGAGGAACATCGCTCTCAGGAAAGTCTTCACCTGCTGGATATTCCAGATGATGGGATTGGGATTGAACAAGAGGCAGAGAAAAACAAGACATCTGAGAAAGCAGATACAATGGATGGCACCTCTGAACCTAACAAAAGTGGACAGAGTCACCAGATTGACACTCAGGTGACGACCGGTTGTAGCTCAAGCAGTGAGACGGTGAATAAGTTGAGTCAGGGCTGCACAGATTCAAACGGTAACAAAACCTCGCTTGAATCTCAACCTACCAAATCAAATGGAAATCAAACGGAAGCAGCAACTCCCAAAACTCCACCAGAGACTAGAGACCACCTGTGCAGTGAATGTATGTTAGTACGACCAGATCCCACAGAGAAGGAACTCATCATGTATCTCCACGCTTTACGCTACAAAGGAGCTGATTTTGAGTATTCCACGTGCTTACCCGATTGGGCCAAAGAGGACTGGGTCGAAGCTGATTGGAGCTGA
- the rpusd2 gene encoding pseudouridylate synthase RPUSD2 isoform X1, translating to MHVSVSVRGLRKCNLLGFFCSGQTGVIARGINQIQKHFISVYNFNSVLNRRFHYPPCQQSTSTMEQAAVATSTPAEVNSPISGEKTTTKEATESGKRKSDEPGEPETSGRGKRRRGAGGKKLRPGERYIPPPQKRNLGISFRQEHFDETSYYFEGGLRKVYPYYFDFKTYCKGRWIGKSLLEVFKSEFRAESIEYYQRAAKEGRIRLNETPVEDLSVVLRNNDLMKNTVHRHEPPVVGRPLEVLVDDGEVLVVDKPASIPVHPCGRFRHNTVIFILGKERGISELHTVHRLDRLTSGVLLFARTLEASKKLDQLVRDRQLEKEYVCRVEGEFPESELICEEPILVVSFKIGLCRVDPKGKECRTVFQRLSFNGKTSVVRCLPLTGRTHQIRVHLQYLGFPILNDPIYGSSAWGPHRGKGGLVGKSNEDLLQALVEEHRSQESLHLLDIPDDGIGIEQEAEKNKTSEKADTMDGTSEPNKSGQSHQIDTQVTTGCSSSSETVNKLSQGCTDSNGNKTSLESQPTKSNGNQTEAATPKTPPETRDHLCSECMLVRPDPTEKELIMYLHALRYKGADFEYSTCLPDWAKEDWVEADWS from the exons ATGCACGTGAGTGTGTCGGTTAGAGGCTTgagaaaatgtaatttgctgGGTTTCTTCTGTTCTGGTCAAACGGGAGTTATTGCGCGTGGAATTAATCAAATACAAAAGCACTTTATTTCGGTTTATAACTTTAATTCTGTTCTGAATCGTCGTTTTCATTATCCTCCGTGTCAACAGAGCACCTCGACGATGGAGCAGGCAGCTGTCGCCACCTCAACACCGGCCGAGGTCAACAGCCCAATATCGGGGGAGAAAACCACAACGAAAGAGGCGACAGAAAGTGGCAAACGAAAAAGCGACGAACCGGGCGAACCTGAGACGAGTGGCCGAGGCAAGAGGCGGAGAGGAGCGGGAGGTAAGAAGCTCCGTCCGGGCGAGAGATATATCCCTCCTCCGCAGAAGCGTAACCTGGGTATCAGCTTCCGCCAGGAGCATTTCGACGAGACCTCCTACTATTTTGAAGGTGGCCTGCGCAAAGTGTATCCATACTACTTTGACTTCAAAACGTACTGCAAAGGTCGGTGGATTGGGAAGAGCCTTCTGGAGGTGTTCAAGAGCGAGTTCAGAGCTGAGTCCATAGAATATTACCAGAGGGCTGCCAAAGAGGGTCGCATCCGGCTGAACGAGACCCCTGTGGAGGACCTGTCTGTGGTGCTCAGG AATAATGACCTTATGAAGAACACAGTGCACCGTCACGAGCCCCCTGTGGTCGGCAGACCCCTGGAGGTTCTGGTGGATGATGGTGAAGTGCTTGTGGTCGACAAGCCTGCCTCCATCCCGGTCCACCCCTGCGGCCGTTTCCGCCACAACACAGTGATTTTCATTCTGGGAAAAGAGCGGGGCATCTCTGAGCTCCACACAGTCCACAGACTGGACAGGCTCACCTCTGGAGTGCTGCTGTTTGCCAGGACACTGGAGGCATCAAAGAAACTGGACCAGttggtgagagacagacag CTTGAAAAGGAGTATGTGTGCAGAGTAGAGGGGGAGTTTCCAGAGAGTGAGCTCATCTGCGAGGAGCCCATCCTGGTTGTTTCCTTTAAAATTGGCCTCTGCCGAGTCGACCCGAAGGGAAAGGAGTGCAGAACGGTCTTCCAGAGGCTTAGCTTTAATGGAAAAACCAGCGTGGTCCGCTGTTTACCTCTGACTGGCCGCACACACCAGATCAGGGTCCACCTCCAGTACCTGGGCTTCCCCATCCTCAATGACCCCATCTATGGTTCCTCAGCCTGGGGGCCTCACAGGGGCAAGGGGGGACTGGTGGGAAAGAGTAATGAGGACCTGCTGCAGGCTCTGGTTGAGGAACATCGCTCTCAGGAAAGTCTTCACCTGCTGGATATTCCAGATGATGGGATTGGGATTGAACAAGAGGCAGAGAAAAACAAGACATCTGAGAAAGCAGATACAATGGATGGCACCTCTGAACCTAACAAAAGTGGACAGAGTCACCAGATTGACACTCAGGTGACGACCGGTTGTAGCTCAAGCAGTGAGACGGTGAATAAGTTGAGTCAGGGCTGCACAGATTCAAACGGTAACAAAACCTCGCTTGAATCTCAACCTACCAAATCAAATGGAAATCAAACGGAAGCAGCAACTCCCAAAACTCCACCAGAGACTAGAGACCACCTGTGCAGTGAATGTATGTTAGTACGACCAGATCCCACAGAGAAGGAACTCATCATGTATCTCCACGCTTTACGCTACAAAGGAGCTGATTTTGAGTATTCCACGTGCTTACCCGATTGGGCCAAAGAGGACTGGGTCGAAGCTGATTGGAGCTGA